ATCCCGTGCGTCGCGCCTCATGGAAGGGTGAAGGCGACCACTTGGTCGCCGAGCGTGGTGCCCAGGCTGCCGTGCCCCCCGGCCGCGATGACGATGTACTGCCTGCCGCCAATCGTGTAGGTCATCGGCGTCGCCTGCCCTCCTGCGGGGAGTTTGGCACTCCAGAGGTCGCGCCCCGTCTCGATGTCGATCGCGCGCAGCTGTTCGTCCATTCCCGCCGCGATGAAGATGAGGCCTCCCGCCGTCGCGAGCGAGCCACCGAAGTTGGGTGAACCCCACGTCGAGACTGGCGCCGGGAGCGCCCCCCCTGGCTTGAGGCCGCCAAGCGGACGCTCCCATTTCACGGTCCCGGTCCGAAGGTCGATCGCGGTCAGCATCCCCCACGGCCCTTTCTGGCATGGTAGCCCGCTCGGTCCCGCCCACACCGCGCGCTCCATGTGATACGGCGTCCCGATCTGGTTGCCGCTCGTCGAGCCCATGCGTGGGACGAGCTTCACCCACGCAGCCAAGCGCATCGTGTTCACGATGAGCAGCTGGCGCTGCGGATCGACCGTCACGCCACCCCAGTTCACCCCACCAGGATACCCGGGAAACGAGAGCGTCCCGGCGAGGCTCGGCGGGGTGAACATCTCGCCATGCCGAAATGCCTTGAACTGCGCGAGGCAGGCGGCGCGATCAGCGGGGGTCGGCCCCCACACGTCATCCTCGGTGATGCGCGTCGGGTTGAGGCGAAGCCCGGGCGTGAGAGGAAAGGGCTGCGTCGGCGAGGTGCGCTCCCCAGGGACGTCGCTCGCCGGCACGGCGCGCTCCTCGACGGGAAAGATCGGCGTGCCTGTGGTACGATCGAGGACGTAGAGGAACCCCATCTTGGTCGCGACCACAACGGCCGGGATTCGACGCCCCTCGCGATCGATGTCGACGAGCGTGGGTTGCGCCGCCACGTCATAGTCCCACAGGTCGTGGTGCACCACCTGGAAGTGCCAGCGAATGCGCCCGGTTTCTGCCTCGAGCGCCACCACCGAGTTGGCGTACAGGTTGCTGCCTAACCGTTCCCCGCCATAGAAGTCGGGGCTTGCCGAGCCGGTGGGGACAAAAACGAGCCCGCGCGCCGTGTCCGCCGAGAGCGGTGCCCAGGCGTTGGCGGCGCCGGTGCGGGTAGCCGCGGCCGGCGTCCACGTGTCGTACCCCGGTTCGCCCGGACGGCGCTGGATGGGATCGAAGGCCCATCGCAGGACCCCGGTGCGCGCGTCGAAGGCCCGCACCGTCCCGCGTTCGAGGTCCACGCGACGATTGTCGCCGATGGCCGACCCCACCACGACCACGTCGCCGATCACCGCCGGGGGTGAGGTCACGCCATACTGCCCGACTTGTACCTCGCCCACCCCCAAATCGAGGCGCACGACGCCGCTGTCGCCAAACGACGCGCAGCGACCTCCGGACGATGCATCGAGTGCGAAGAGTCGCGCGTCGACGGTCGCCATGAAGACGCGGCGCGCGCAGGCAGCGCTTGCGGCACCCGCGCCCACCGCCCGGCCATCGGCCCAGTACGACACGCCACGTGAGACGAAGCCTTCATTGCGCTCGATGTTGAGCGCCAGGTGCGGATCGAAGCGCCAACGCTCACGCCCGGTGGCCGGATCGAGCGCCAGCACCCGGTTGAGCGGAGTGGACAGCAGGAGCGCCCCATCCACCGCCAGCGGCGTTGCCTCGAACTTGGTGTCTCCCGTGTGGCAGCGCCCACACCCCGAGGCGCTCCCCTCGTCACCCCGCTTGTGCGAGAGGTCGCCCGTGTGTGCGACCCACGCCGGACGCAGCGAGGCCACGTTGCCCCGATGCACCTGCGTCAGCGACGAATAGCGCGTTCCCCCGGGGTCGCCCCCGTACGCACGCCACTCATGGCCTGCGCTCGCTGGCGCCGCAGGGTCGCCTCCGTCGGACGAAGGGGCTGCGCACCCGACGAATACGACGAGTGCGAAGAGCGCAATGCGCGTCGGCTGGGTGACGACGCGACAGCTGGTGAGAGGCGACGGGATCGAGCGCATGTGCGAATCTCCGGAAACGAGACGGACGCACACAAGCTGTCCTGCGCGCTCAGTGCACCGAAGGCGCGCGGGACGACCGGGACCTTCGGGGGACGAGCGGGACTCAGTCGCGCACGCCCACCGCCATCGTCAGGCACTTCTGCAGCGCGCCCAGTGAGAACGGCTTGGGGAGGAACTGGAACCCCTCGGGTAGCTCGCTCAGGTCAAACTGCGCTTCGCTGTAGCCACTCACGAGAATGACGGCGATCGATGGGTCGGCCTGCGCCAGTTCGACCGCCAGGCTCACGCCATCGGTCCCCTGCCCGAGAACGAGATCGGTCACCAGGACCTGCGGGCGCACTGACATGGCCAATGCGCGTGCCTCCTCCACCCGCCCGGTCTCGTGCACCTCGTGGCCGAGGACGGTGATCATGGCCGACGTCAGGCGACGAACTCCGGGATCGTCCTCGACCAGCAGCACCACAGGGCGACGCACGACGGACGGCGTGACCGTGCTCGGGTCCAGTCGAGGAAAGCGCAACGTGACGCGCGTTCCCTCGCCCTGCGTGCTGTCGATCCGCACCTCGCCACCACTCTGCGTCACGAAGCCATACACCATGCTGAGTCCCAACCCGGTCGACTCGGCGAGCGAACGCGTGGTGAAGAACGGTTCGATCGCCTGCCGCTTCACCTGGTCGGTCATCCCCTCGCCGGTGTCGGTCACGACGAGTTCGACCCAGTGGCGCCCGTGGCCGCTGTCCGACGGCGGGAGCGCCGTCGCCTCCACGTTGCGCGCCACCAGGCGAAACTCGCCGTTGGCCCCCATCGCCGTGCGCGCGTTGGCGGCCAGGCACTCCAGCGACTTGACCAGCATGTCCCGGTCGGCACGACAGGGCCACAGCGTC
Above is a window of Gemmatimonadota bacterium DNA encoding:
- a CDS encoding pyrroloquinoline quinone-dependent dehydrogenase, which gives rise to MASLRPAWVAHTGDLSHKRGDEGSASGCGRCHTGDTKFEATPLAVDGALLLSTPLNRVLALDPATGRERWRFDPHLALNIERNEGFVSRGVSYWADGRAVGAGAASAACARRVFMATVDARLFALDASSGGRCASFGDSGVVRLDLGVGEVQVGQYGVTSPPAVIGDVVVVGSAIGDNRRVDLERGTVRAFDARTGVLRWAFDPIQRRPGEPGYDTWTPAAATRTGAANAWAPLSADTARGLVFVPTGSASPDFYGGERLGSNLYANSVVALEAETGRIRWHFQVVHHDLWDYDVAAQPTLVDIDREGRRIPAVVVATKMGFLYVLDRTTGTPIFPVEERAVPASDVPGERTSPTQPFPLTPGLRLNPTRITEDDVWGPTPADRAACLAQFKAFRHGEMFTPPSLAGTLSFPGYPGGVNWGGVTVDPQRQLLIVNTMRLAAWVKLVPRMGSTSGNQIGTPYHMERAVWAGPSGLPCQKGPWGMLTAIDLRTGTVKWERPLGGLKPGGALPAPVSTWGSPNFGGSLATAGGLIFIAAGMDEQLRAIDIETGRDLWSAKLPAGGQATPMTYTIGGRQYIVIAAGGHGSLGTTLGDQVVAFTLP